The nucleotide sequence CCTGTTAGGTCACAAACATCTCCATGGCCATAGAAGTGAGATACGAACCTGATGACGTATCACCAagacaacattattattattattattattattattattatatgagtgatttgattttttttttaaaattattattcagttgtttttttaaagcaccttgtacattaccagtcaaaaatttttgaacagtaagatttttttaaaatgtttttaatgtgaaaatctattctgctcaccaaacctgcatttatttgatccgaagtacagcaaaaagagtacatttctgaaatattttgactatttaaaagaactgctttctattttaatatattttaaaatgtaatttattcttgtaatcaaagctacattttcagcatcattactccagtcttcagtgtcacatgatccttcagaaattttattacttttattattattatcagtagttaaaacagttgagtacatttttttctggtttctttgatggacagaaagatccaaagatcatcatttatctgaaataaaaaaatttttgtaacattatacactatactattggagcttagagtcagtatatatatatacacacgtttttttttggaaaagaagttagtaattaatacttttatttagtaatgatcaaaagtgatgataaagacgtttataaggttctatttcaggtaaatgaaactttctgttcatcaaagaaacatcaAAAAATTTCTACAGTTTACTATCTAGCTGTTTccaaaatcataataataataaatgtttttgagcagcaaatcagaatattagaatgttttctgaaggatcatgtgacttaagtattgatgctaaaaattcagctttgaaaccactggaataaattacattttaaaatatattcaaatgttattttaaatagtaaaaaatatttaaaaattgtttttgctgtcctttagatcaaataaatgcaggctttaaaaatcttactgttcaaaaacttttgactggtagtgtatgtgagGGAAATGTAATCATACCTGACTTTCTGTGCGCCATCGTCTTTCAAATGATAAGATCGTGCCACATTTTTCTTGGCCCAGTTAATATGATCCTCAGCGTTCCAGCTGCCCACCACCACAATGTTCTTCCCATGTTCTTTATCCTTcaaccaaataaacaaaatagaaTTTAGCATCTTTCATAATCCAGACCTTCACACTATACTGGGAACTGTTATATTTTCTAAAGAATTCAGCAAATTCTTACCTCATGATACTGGTGGACGTGCTTTCCATAACAGAATTCATACTTCCACCATCCAACACCCTAGACAGaaaccaaaatatgttaaaCCGGGAATCCAACTTAAAGATCCACAGATATAgaaatctatccatccatcctcaCCCCATGCAGACAGTACGAGCCACTCAGAAACTCCTTGATCAGCTGTTCGTCGGTCAGACGAGAGATGTGGGTGGTGCCAACGGTGACCTGGGCTTGCCCACCTACTGTCAGGGGCTTATGCGTAGAAGTATACGCCTCTTCCTTCACTGGAGATGTTTCCTCCTTAACAAGGAAGACAGAGggattacatttttataataacaatttataatttttatatgaaatgttttcatacacattTCAGAaccattttgttcattttccaaatataatttattgatgtGCTTTAAATAACCGCAACTTTAAGAGTCCTTTTGAAACTATTTATAGCAGCAGTTATTCATTACCACTCACTACTTATCCCGAAGTAGGTTAGTGTGAATGCAGAAGATAAAGGGCAAGGCCATACTTACCCTGGATCCCCTCTGATCTCTTTCGCCACTTGAGCTGAACGGTGGTTTGAGGAGCTCTTCCTGTTCACGATCCAGCTGGGACAGACTCTGAGGTCTGAGAGGGGAGCCACCCAGAGCCTGGCAAAAGATGTCATTCACCGGGGAGGACTTGAACCTGAGGAAAGATGGGCTGGATTATGTCACAAAggactaaaaatgtattatatgttattatttatttttcattgtatgCGAGgaataagtgtttatttcttgACATACATATTCAAGAGCAGTAGTAAATAGAAATCAATAACGAATATTTATGCACTTGTTTAGTAGGATGAACTATGGAAACTGGCTTGTGTGCGTACCTGTATTTCGGGTGAGGACAGAGGAGGGGTGTGAGCACCACTACTTCATACTGACAGGTGATGACCTCTGCGATTGTAAGGATCTCATGTTTTGCCTCCGGATGGCAGACGTACAGCACCGTGGTAGTGCGAGGTTCATTCTGTCTCAAAGTGCATTCAGTCCCATGTCCCATATCTACAGGATAGTATGGTGTCAGCTGACCCTCTATATTCTTTGTTGGCACCTGGGAACACAaagagagtttaaaaaaaaaaaaaaaaaaaaaaaaaaaaaaaaaaaaaaaaaaaaacttaggtGACATGCATTTCCcaactttttatttaacaaacctCTGTGTTGGTGTTTGATCCTTCTGTTTCAGAGTCGCTGGATTTTTCACTTTCTGAATCTGAAGAGCAGATaatatattgataaaatatgtaatactttattagaatatttaaagCAAGAATTACAAACTTAAGCTTTAAAATTGACCAACCTGCACTCtcttttttaatcatgttaCCCAGATAGTATTCCTGAATGTTGATCTTCTGAGGGACAAAGACCACTGaattatttgtattacttagaaatatttaaatacaatccATCCACATACAATAATATTTGGGATAagtgagagatttttttttttttttacttttatattcaccaagaatgtattaaattgatcaaaaaagacagtaaagtatttaatattgtttaaaaaaaatcaatttcaaataaatgttccatttaaagaatcttgaaaatttccacaaaaaaatattacacagcATAACAgctttcaacactgataataatatatatttcttaagtgccaaatcagcatattagaatgctttctgaaggatcatgtgacactgaagtaatggctgctgaaaattcagctttgccatcaagggaataatctacattttaaaatatatataaaatagaaatcagttattttaaattgtaatgatgCGTTACAACAGCATTGTTGTGCAtaggagacttctttcaaaaacactgacaaatcttaccaatcccaaacttttgagtacTACTACATGCatttctaatatgtgaccctggaccacaaaactggaccagtcataagggtcattttttaattgatatATACATCAtctatgaataaataagcttttcactgatgtatggtttgttaggataggacaaaagttgaccgagatacagctattgaaaatctgtaatctgagggtgcaaaaataaataaataaatctaaatattgagaaaaatcacctttaaagttgtccaaatgaagttcttagcaatgcatattactaatctaaaattaagttttgacattattatggaaggaaatttacaaaatgtcttcatggaacatgatctttacttaatatcctaatgatttttggtatacatttttttttgacccatacaatgtcttgttggctattgctacaaatacacccgtgctacttataactggttttgtggtccagggtcacatatgatataAGGAATGCAATAAATAAGCACTTCGCATGTTCTTTAACAGTATATAtcatatacaattattttaccTGCCCTGTCTCCTTTTCCTCATGATACTGCCGTACATGTTTCCCATGGCACACTTCATATGTCCAGTATGACTCGATCTATCATAGTTGAAATAAAAGCAAATCATATGActcattcttaaaaaaaaaaaaagcattataacATCTTACTTGGTTAATTAATTCAAACATTTGACTTTTTGTTACAACAAgcttaattatattttagcaaaatataactTTTCCCCTTCTTTTTCTGGTTGAGGTGAAGTGTGGCttttttgtgagatataagcatATTTATAAACCACATGCAGAAACTGAGACATGAAACTCACTCTGTAGGAGCAGCTGCTTTGTTTGAATAATGGCTCCAGCAGCTGAGCTGGACTCGGTCCACTATACTCCTTCACATCATCCTtcaaaaaatttataaaataaaactgaacttaGTGATACACAGAATggctcaaaataataataacttaaaaacCGGTCATGCATAATCACACCTCCTGGTTGCTGGACAAAGATGGCAATAAACATTTGTACTTTTCCTTTTCCGTAGTTGTCATAATAACATAGTCATCTTCTTTGTACAGGCCTCCTGACGTTGACTGCAGACAAAGGGATATTATTACACattagtgcatatttaaaaGCTAATAATAACTGACAAATCCATGCCCACAGCAACAGAGAGATAAACCATACAGCTCTACTTGCcatatatgcattttaacacTTCATAATGCTGTTAGAAAGAATATTAACACACTAAAGCTCAAAACAAAACTGGACACATCCAGCTGTTACAAGCGACCTCAGCCGACAAGCTGACAATAAACAAACACGTTTGTATTTACAGCTGTCATGCGAAATATCCGGGTTTATTAGATGTTTTGACTCACCAAGGTGAAGTCTGCCCCGGGCCACTTGATTTTGAAGGGGATCTCATC is from Labeo rohita strain BAU-BD-2019 chromosome 13, IGBB_LRoh.1.0, whole genome shotgun sequence and encodes:
- the erlec1 gene encoding endoplasmic reticulum lectin 1 isoform X1 — protein: MRVIWRWFLGLIWVGVSSNRAGSPVFTDEIPFKIKWPGADFTLSTSGGLYKEDDYVIMTTTEKEKYKCLLPSLSSNQEDDVKEYSGPSPAQLLEPLFKQSSCSYRIESYWTYEVCHGKHVRQYHEEKETGQKINIQEYYLGNMIKKESADSESEKSSDSETEGSNTNTEVPTKNIEGQLTPYYPVDMGHGTECTLRQNEPRTTTVLYVCHPEAKHEILTIAEVITCQYEVVVLTPLLCPHPKYRFKSSPVNDIFCQALGGSPLRPQSLSQLDREQEELLKPPFSSSGERDQRGSREETSPVKEEAYTSTHKPLTVGGQAQVTVGTTHISRLTDEQLIKEFLSGSYCLHGGVGWWKYEFCYGKHVHQYHEDKEHGKNIVVVGSWNAEDHINWAKKNVARSYHLKDDGAQKVRFVSHFYGHGDVCDLTGKPRQVIVKLKCKESESPHAVTVYMLEPQTCQYVLGVESPVICKILDTADENGLLSIPS
- the erlec1 gene encoding endoplasmic reticulum lectin 1 isoform X2; this translates as MRVIWRWFLGLIWVGVSSNRAGSPVFTDEIPFKIKWPGADFTLSTSGGLYKEDDYVIMTTTEKEKYKCLLPSLSSNQEDDVKEYSGPSPAQLLEPLFKQSSCSYRIESYWTYEVCHGKHVRQYHEEKETGQINIQEYYLGNMIKKESADSESEKSSDSETEGSNTNTEVPTKNIEGQLTPYYPVDMGHGTECTLRQNEPRTTTVLYVCHPEAKHEILTIAEVITCQYEVVVLTPLLCPHPKYRFKSSPVNDIFCQALGGSPLRPQSLSQLDREQEELLKPPFSSSGERDQRGSREETSPVKEEAYTSTHKPLTVGGQAQVTVGTTHISRLTDEQLIKEFLSGSYCLHGGVGWWKYEFCYGKHVHQYHEDKEHGKNIVVVGSWNAEDHINWAKKNVARSYHLKDDGAQKVRFVSHFYGHGDVCDLTGKPRQVIVKLKCKESESPHAVTVYMLEPQTCQYVLGVESPVICKILDTADENGLLSIPS